The genomic segment AACACAGTAGATAAGAATATCCTAGTCGACATAGTGGAGAGGGATAATGAGGTTGATAGGTTCTACTGGCTCCTTAACAGGATACTTAAGAAACTAACCACAAGCAGTTACTATGCCTCAATGTCAGGGATCAAGGATCCAAGAACAATACTTGACTACGCCTTAATAAATAAGTCACTGGAGAGGCTTTCAGACCACATAGTCCAGATAGCTAATGAACTAATACCGGTGGGTCAACAATACATTATGGGTATCCCCAAGGAGCAGAGGGATAAGGTTATTGAATACGTAGATAAGGTAATGGAGTTAATAAGCGTATTAAGTAAGCCTATTTCATCCCAGGTAACCAATAGTGTTAATGAGATAAATAACCTAATTGACTTAGCTAGGGAGAAGGCGCATGAAGTTCGTGGGCTTCAGGGGAGTTTAAGGGAGTATGAAACATCACCAACAATAATAGCTGCATTCGATTCAATACTATACAGCATAGCCAGGATGCTTGAATATATTTCAGACATTGGGGAGGCACTGTTAAACATTATGATTGAGGTGGCTTAATTTCAGGCGTTAAATGCACTGTTACAGTATCCTCAAAAAACATATGACTATTGAAGAGTAGGTCAATGAAGTACAGTGGCCTAATACTCCTGATTAATGATATTAAGTACTCTAACCCATCACCACTAATGGTGAGGATGAATTCACAGCAGCCAGTCTTAATAACGTTAAGTAAGTCTACTAAAACATCACCCCTGTAATTCCTGCAGATGGACACGTAAGCTGGGTCACCGCTGTTTAACTCATCATCACTGCAAGTTAAGTATGGTGTATTGAACACTATTAACGAGTTATTAAGACTCCTTAAGCAGTCGGTAAGGTTGCAGCAGACTGCATCAATATGAAGACCCTCATCCTCAGCATGCTTAATCGTCTCCCTAACCGCGGTGCAGTTAACATCAGTGGCTATTAACCTCTTGAATGAATTAAAACTCCTTGCTACGTTAATTATTATGTAGCCTGAACCACTACCCACCTCAATGAAGTAATCATACCTACTCCTTAATTTAAGTAGGGTTAGGGTGACGTTAAGTGTTTGATAAGTGTCGTCTGATGGAGTATAGGTGAAGTTTGGGAAGTAGCCTATCATCCTATGGGTTCAGAGAGCTTAAGCTTCGGGTATATGCCTAGGCTTATTAACTCCTGTAGCAGTAGCTTGAAGGCGTAGGGGACAATGACCTTGGCTATCCTCCCCTTATCACCGTGTATTGGGCATATTGGCCTCTTCTTGAAGTCATCCCACCAAGCCATCATACCACAGTCCTCGCACACGTACATCACGTACTTAT from the Caldivirga maquilingensis IC-167 genome contains:
- a CDS encoding phosphate signaling complex PhoU family protein, which codes for MALESESRRIQLTGGSTLIVSLPKEWARQLNLQPGDEVVLLPQRDMSLLLVPKKAIKPSYTEAKIEVTEELAKGDRLTRVTLGYYLAGYDVFRLFFNQNAIGLKKDIKDVARRKLTGVEIVDEGRNTLTLQNLINIPGDISISDIVLKIIRVIESMLDDIKVALNTVDKNILVDIVERDNEVDRFYWLLNRILKKLTTSSYYASMSGIKDPRTILDYALINKSLERLSDHIVQIANELIPVGQQYIMGIPKEQRDKVIEYVDKVMELISVLSKPISSQVTNSVNEINNLIDLAREKAHEVRGLQGSLREYETSPTIIAAFDSILYSIARMLEYISDIGEALLNIMIEVA
- a CDS encoding methyltransferase, encoding MIGYFPNFTYTPSDDTYQTLNVTLTLLKLRSRYDYFIEVGSGSGYIIINVARSFNSFKRLIATDVNCTAVRETIKHAEDEGLHIDAVCCNLTDCLRSLNNSLIVFNTPYLTCSDDELNSGDPAYVSICRNYRGDVLVDLLNVIKTGCCEFILTISGDGLEYLISLIRSIRPLYFIDLLFNSHMFFEDTVTVHLTPEIKPPQS